Proteins encoded by one window of Vampirovibrionales bacterium:
- a CDS encoding DUF561 domain-containing protein, translating to MNPRRQALLQALRQRRAVKVIAGIANFDRLHVQRVTQAATIARATAVDVAARPDIVSAVRAMTDLPVFVSCIRPDALIEAAAHGADVLEIGNYDALYEEGLFLTPEEVLNIARKTLAGVDSQDVMTCVTIPGHLSLDTQLSLAERLAAMGVDMLQTEGAARVVSAQPTMKALSAEEKFEITLNNARILASHVSTPVMAASGIDLDNVRRALESGAAAVGVGRAVSALPTMDAMVERIERMMLEVGRCAHAPFLSPYAASARA from the coding sequence ATGAACCCCAGACGCCAAGCTTTATTGCAAGCCCTGCGCCAACGTCGCGCCGTCAAAGTGATTGCGGGTATCGCTAACTTTGATCGCCTGCACGTCCAGCGCGTGACGCAGGCGGCGACCATTGCCCGCGCCACCGCCGTTGACGTGGCCGCTCGCCCGGACATCGTCAGCGCTGTACGCGCGATGACGGATCTGCCGGTCTTTGTCTCGTGTATTCGCCCCGATGCCCTCATAGAAGCTGCGGCCCATGGGGCTGATGTTCTGGAAATTGGAAACTATGACGCCCTTTACGAAGAAGGCCTGTTTCTGACGCCGGAAGAAGTGCTGAACATCGCCCGTAAAACTCTGGCCGGGGTTGATTCGCAGGATGTAATGACTTGTGTGACCATTCCGGGGCACTTGTCGCTGGATACTCAGCTCTCTTTGGCCGAACGTCTCGCCGCAATGGGCGTTGATATGCTTCAGACAGAAGGCGCGGCACGCGTCGTTTCCGCCCAGCCCACAATGAAAGCGCTGAGCGCTGAAGAAAAATTTGAAATCACCCTGAATAACGCCCGCATCTTGGCGTCTCACGTCTCGACGCCGGTAATGGCCGCTAGCGGTATCGATCTCGACAACGTGCGCCGCGCGCTGGAGTCAGGCGCTGCTGCGGTTGGCGTGGGTCGCGCCGTGAGCGCTTTGCCGACCATGGATGCCATGGTAGAGCGTATCGAGCGGATGATGCTGGAAGTGGGTCGTTGTGCCCATGCGCCCTTTCTTTCGCCTTACGCTGCCAGCGCTCGGGCCTGA
- a CDS encoding DUF1015 domain-containing protein, which translates to MVQIFPFRGLRYALTAGDSLSDVTAPPYDVIEPAHQARLYDRHPANVVRLILNRKESGDTCDNNPYTRADGFLRQWQREGILTADTKPCLLAYSQKWTPAGYEAPVERKGMIALLRLTPPEERQVLPHERTIDKYVSDRITLSKTTGANLSQIFMIYGDPQRFIERELFDASAAQGADWLSATDEDGVCHRLRSVDDTETLTAIQRHFEDKTLLIADGHHRYKTALTLQREARERIKALQGQEPAPGTLLSDYVMAFFANMDDPGLLVFPTHRALTRWPQGWSRERLEAALSQTFDCLPPEAFDSDPQTILYEGQGGAPRWTLRLKSTDGLGDLPAVMRDFDAAILDKIVIEGYFQSDAPTLKADKILWFDRSEASVRDMTAQGDAVAAFYLHAPSVRHVQRICAAGELMPQKSTYFYPKILSGLTLYSHRGFESASGCALSGVVEGVQPLAKDFWPLEAELARR; encoded by the coding sequence ATGGTTCAGATTTTCCCATTTCGCGGTCTACGTTACGCGTTGACCGCAGGCGACTCTCTCAGCGATGTCACGGCGCCGCCCTATGACGTCATTGAACCTGCGCATCAAGCGCGGCTGTACGATCGCCATCCCGCCAACGTGGTCCGGTTGATTCTCAATCGAAAAGAATCCGGCGATACTTGCGACAATAATCCTTATACTCGCGCTGACGGGTTTTTACGACAATGGCAACGCGAAGGTATTCTCACCGCAGACACAAAGCCTTGCCTCCTGGCCTACTCTCAGAAATGGACGCCTGCCGGATATGAGGCGCCGGTAGAGAGAAAGGGTATGATCGCCCTCTTACGCCTTACTCCTCCAGAAGAACGGCAAGTGCTTCCGCATGAACGGACAATTGACAAGTATGTCAGCGATCGCATTACGCTTTCTAAAACCACCGGCGCGAATCTCAGCCAGATTTTTATGATTTACGGCGATCCGCAACGCTTTATCGAGCGCGAACTGTTTGACGCGTCCGCCGCCCAAGGGGCCGATTGGCTCAGCGCAACCGATGAAGATGGCGTCTGCCACCGCCTCCGCTCGGTCGACGATACAGAGACGCTGACGGCGATTCAACGGCATTTTGAAGACAAAACCCTGCTCATCGCCGATGGTCATCACCGGTATAAAACCGCTCTCACGCTACAACGCGAGGCGCGCGAACGAATTAAAGCCCTCCAGGGACAGGAACCGGCGCCCGGAACCTTGCTCAGCGATTACGTCATGGCATTTTTCGCCAATATGGACGACCCAGGCCTGCTCGTCTTCCCGACCCATCGCGCGCTGACCCGCTGGCCGCAGGGCTGGTCACGAGAACGGCTGGAAGCGGCTTTATCTCAGACCTTCGATTGCCTGCCCCCAGAGGCGTTTGACAGCGACCCGCAAACGATTCTATATGAAGGCCAGGGCGGGGCTCCGAGGTGGACCCTGCGTCTGAAATCCACAGACGGTTTGGGCGATTTGCCCGCCGTGATGCGCGATTTTGACGCGGCAATTCTGGATAAAATCGTCATAGAAGGTTATTTTCAGAGTGATGCGCCGACCTTAAAGGCCGACAAAATCCTCTGGTTTGATCGTAGCGAAGCTTCCGTACGCGACATGACGGCCCAGGGCGACGCGGTTGCGGCTTTTTACCTACATGCGCCCTCTGTTCGACATGTGCAACGGATTTGTGCGGCAGGCGAACTCATGCCGCAAAAATCCACGTATTTCTATCCTAAAATCCTGAGCGGTCTGACGCTTTATAGCCATCGGGGCTTCGAGAGCGCTTCCGGCTGCGCGTTGAGTGGCGTCGTCGAAGGCGTTCAGCCTCTCGCCAAAGATTTCTGGCCTTTAGAAGCAGAATTGGCGCGCCGATGA
- a CDS encoding tetratricopeptide repeat protein has product MGAAIFVLLMAPSMAEDAGDLERSLETLELQNLGRSTPQAPLGDRLNALEVKLGQAPKPGGSVDYRVAQLYAAHQAQVSDQAKRLAVQAYNRGVDAEAARRTDEAITAYREALRYNPGLIQAANNLGGALEAKKEYEAALAVYRQAIAWSPAEPLLYRNLGVACENVGRVEEALKAYETYLKLSPNPDPPIRAIVDNYRKNRALGLASADYYTALDVRDEGRHVFWGKPGEPVRFYVEITAPQLAQFVPLIHEGMRSWEQATSGRIRFAEVGDPMQANLIVRMIRGPMAHPTMEVGHTEFTVNSRPWEREERSRTVTITLKLGDAHDDALPWADRQESARRFALHELGHAIGLWGHSPDPGDVMYTHPIVSQLSARDIATIRKVYALPAGKASGEPFQ; this is encoded by the coding sequence ATGGGGGCTGCCATCTTCGTTTTACTGATGGCGCCGTCGATGGCGGAAGACGCTGGCGATCTTGAGCGCAGTCTGGAAACGCTTGAATTACAAAATCTAGGCCGCTCGACTCCACAAGCGCCCTTAGGCGATCGGCTCAACGCGTTGGAAGTCAAATTGGGCCAGGCTCCCAAGCCCGGCGGCTCGGTGGATTATCGTGTGGCGCAGTTGTATGCGGCGCATCAGGCTCAGGTAAGCGATCAGGCAAAGCGCCTGGCCGTACAAGCCTATAATCGAGGCGTTGACGCCGAGGCGGCGCGGCGTACAGATGAAGCGATTACTGCGTATCGTGAGGCCCTGCGCTATAATCCCGGGCTGATTCAAGCGGCTAACAATCTGGGCGGCGCGCTGGAAGCCAAAAAGGAGTACGAGGCGGCTCTGGCAGTGTACAGACAAGCCATCGCATGGTCGCCAGCCGAACCCCTGCTCTACCGTAATCTGGGTGTCGCGTGCGAAAACGTGGGGCGTGTAGAAGAAGCCCTCAAAGCATACGAAACCTATCTTAAACTCTCGCCTAATCCCGATCCGCCAATTCGCGCCATTGTCGATAACTACCGCAAAAATCGAGCTCTGGGCCTTGCCAGCGCCGACTATTATACGGCGCTGGACGTGCGCGATGAGGGCCGTCATGTGTTTTGGGGAAAGCCCGGCGAGCCCGTCCGTTTTTATGTGGAAATCACGGCGCCGCAACTGGCGCAGTTCGTTCCCCTGATTCATGAAGGGATGCGCAGTTGGGAGCAGGCTACTAGCGGGCGCATTCGCTTTGCGGAAGTCGGCGACCCGATGCAGGCAAATCTCATTGTGCGGATGATTCGCGGCCCCATGGCGCATCCCACTATGGAAGTAGGTCATACGGAGTTTACCGTCAACTCGCGTCCATGGGAGCGTGAAGAGCGCTCGCGGACGGTCACGATTACGCTCAAGCTGGGTGATGCGCATGACGACGCCTTGCCTTGGGCGGATCGACAGGAAAGCGCTCGGCGCTTCGCCCTGCACGAGTTGGGCCATGCGATTGGCCTCTGGGGACACAGTCCTGATCCGGGTGACGTCATGTATACCCATCCCATTGTTTCTCAATTGTCGGCCCGCGATATCGCGACCATTCGCAAGGTGTATGCCTTGCCCGCCGGTAAAGCTTCAGGAGAACCGTTTCAATGA
- a CDS encoding EVE domain-containing protein has translation MSNLESPEPQYWLTVGSRENFEISRARGFNLLGIKSTHRKKAAQIRPGDGVLYYLTGLMVLAGGVSVQSEMFEDETQVWTCSSVKNGKPEVYPYRFHIKPTLIAPSESGFLPVREIREQLAYLRKWPEKNWTLGFQGNLHLWPESDFRLAYAALTERLQRS, from the coding sequence ATGAGCAATCTTGAATCCCCTGAGCCACAGTATTGGCTGACGGTCGGCTCGCGGGAGAATTTTGAGATTTCCCGCGCCCGAGGATTTAATCTGCTGGGAATCAAATCGACGCACCGCAAAAAGGCGGCGCAAATCCGTCCGGGCGATGGCGTATTGTACTACCTCACCGGATTGATGGTTCTGGCAGGCGGCGTGAGCGTGCAATCGGAAATGTTTGAGGATGAAACGCAGGTTTGGACGTGTTCCTCAGTAAAAAACGGCAAACCAGAAGTCTATCCATACCGTTTTCACATTAAGCCCACGCTTATCGCGCCTTCTGAAAGTGGCTTTCTCCCTGTCCGCGAAATCCGGGAGCAACTCGCCTACCTGCGCAAGTGGCCCGAAAAGAACTGGACACTGGGCTTTCAAGGAAACCTGCATTTATGGCCCGAGTCAGATTTCCGTTTGGCGTATGCGGCGCTAACCGAGCGTTTACAACGCTCTTAA
- a CDS encoding transcriptional repressor, which translates to MSGYAPLALETLKQKGFRLTRARRLVIETLDMAREPLSPYEIAERLVQRGEKVDTVSVYRILERLEESHLIHRLMGSGKALKCAIDDAAPAHHDSSGCHHLLICQGCHSVEEVACPGVDAVSASAARLNRFRVRAHQMEFLGLCAQCQ; encoded by the coding sequence ATGTCTGGATACGCGCCGCTGGCGCTTGAAACGCTTAAACAAAAGGGGTTTCGCTTAACGCGGGCTCGCCGGCTGGTGATTGAGACGCTGGATATGGCTCGCGAACCGCTCTCGCCTTACGAAATTGCCGAGCGACTGGTCCAGCGTGGCGAAAAAGTGGATACGGTCAGCGTGTATCGGATTCTGGAGCGTCTGGAAGAGAGCCACTTGATCCATCGCCTTATGGGCAGTGGCAAAGCGCTTAAATGCGCGATTGATGACGCAGCGCCCGCTCATCACGACTCATCTGGCTGCCATCATCTCTTGATCTGCCAAGGCTGTCATTCGGTTGAAGAAGTCGCCTGTCCCGGCGTGGATGCGGTTTCGGCCTCGGCGGCACGCCTGAATCGCTTTCGGGTGCGTGCGCACCAGATGGAGTTTTTGGGGTTGTGCGCCCAGTGCCAATAA
- a CDS encoding HEAT repeat domain-containing protein, translating to MVSKTGVKKSPAAKTFEELLEELLNSPSEKVRYNAARVLGEMGDMTAVDPLIEVLRHDKNGSVRLYAARALGELGDPAATEPLIESLRDDRNVDVRVRAARALGRLGGEEVVLPLVEALSDGNSQVCMTAADALVEIGKIAVGPLLRSLKHEKVNVRCDATRALGELGDATAVEPLIEMLTDEWVNVRIYAVQSLGKLNDSRAVPALIKVLENSSENDLVRAGAAAALGLLKDARALLPLRDLIVQADELGEIEDTALKAYKMIMAANWKAVPGATAAKKAATSQSAKK from the coding sequence ATGGTAAGCAAAACTGGCGTTAAAAAATCGCCTGCTGCGAAAACATTCGAAGAGTTACTCGAAGAGCTTCTAAACAGCCCATCGGAGAAAGTTCGCTACAACGCCGCCCGCGTCCTGGGAGAAATGGGGGACATGACGGCGGTCGATCCGTTAATCGAAGTGCTGCGCCATGATAAAAACGGCTCGGTTCGTCTGTACGCCGCGCGCGCCTTGGGCGAGCTGGGCGATCCCGCCGCCACCGAACCACTGATTGAATCGCTTCGCGATGACCGTAACGTTGACGTCCGCGTTCGCGCCGCGCGCGCCTTGGGTCGTCTTGGCGGCGAAGAAGTGGTGCTGCCGTTGGTGGAAGCTCTCAGCGACGGCAACAGCCAGGTCTGTATGACAGCGGCGGACGCCCTCGTTGAAATTGGTAAAATCGCCGTGGGCCCGTTACTGCGCAGTCTTAAACATGAGAAGGTCAACGTGCGTTGCGACGCCACGCGCGCTTTGGGCGAACTCGGCGACGCCACCGCTGTTGAGCCGCTCATTGAGATGCTGACCGACGAATGGGTCAACGTGCGTATCTACGCGGTGCAATCGCTGGGCAAGCTAAACGATTCGCGCGCCGTTCCCGCCTTGATCAAGGTGCTGGAAAACAGCAGCGAAAACGATCTCGTCCGGGCTGGCGCCGCAGCCGCGCTGGGTCTGCTTAAAGACGCGCGCGCCCTGCTGCCCCTGCGCGACCTCATCGTGCAGGCCGACGAACTGGGCGAAATCGAAGACACGGCCCTGAAAGCCTATAAAATGATCATGGCCGCTAACTGGAAAGCCGTCCCCGGCGCGACAGCCGCTAAAAAGGCCGCCACGTCGCAAAGCGCCAAAAAATAA
- a CDS encoding (2Fe-2S)-binding protein encodes MSRILFLPTGQSIEIDGVATLRDAAHALGVEVHDRCGGMGACCNCIIEIVAGAEHLNAKTHLEEPVFYLGPNERLSCQCRPTGDITVRPREMPADFGPLGP; translated from the coding sequence ATGTCGCGGATTCTGTTTTTGCCCACCGGCCAATCAATCGAAATTGACGGCGTTGCCACCCTCCGCGACGCTGCACACGCCTTGGGCGTCGAGGTCCACGACCGTTGCGGCGGTATGGGCGCATGCTGTAATTGCATCATCGAGATTGTCGCTGGCGCAGAGCATCTCAATGCCAAGACGCATCTGGAAGAGCCGGTGTTTTATCTGGGACCGAACGAACGGCTTTCGTGTCAGTGCCGTCCCACAGGCGATATCACGGTGCGCCCCCGCGAAATGCCTGCGGATTTCGGCCCGTTAGGTCCGTGA
- a CDS encoding tetratricopeptide repeat protein: MADASRQYRSPATCRTLLAFILAGTLAFVSVPIWALETDAGVEIVEHTRAAQGYMQARQWDFAALEWRKALALNPKSIVAITGLADAMKQAGFIDDAIAALSAARTSIQDVTLDLALADAYMAKPDARAAGQLYRDVLKGYRFNLRAFEGLAKVAATLPEDERKAVEQALAKRAGEARLKGKAALNAQAYQNAVRYYEVAAMRDADLKTRNDFALALLLAGQNGRAREVFESLKTGRDPSWLVYSNAAIVNLSLGKAYLAQRDMETAIGLCVDPLKKAELYNNLGFVYENALKATEAKFAYMRALELNPKLTRAKLNLVYAHQKLMEYEDAIALCRSLTRQERRNAVFWNELGYAYELAHDNRQALAAYQRATQLNPNLEKAYLNLGMLYKKMQKPKLASRTFQRMMGVKFSQIEQAKGDAAKAAPSAPANRRSSVMDFVSLYFLG, translated from the coding sequence ATGGCAGACGCTTCTAGGCAATATCGCTCCCCTGCTACTTGCAGAACCCTGTTAGCATTCATTCTGGCCGGGACGCTGGCCTTTGTGAGCGTGCCGATATGGGCGCTTGAGACGGATGCCGGGGTTGAGATTGTCGAGCATACGCGTGCGGCGCAAGGCTATATGCAAGCGCGCCAATGGGATTTCGCCGCGCTCGAATGGCGTAAGGCTTTGGCGCTCAATCCTAAAAGTATTGTCGCCATTACAGGCCTGGCTGACGCTATGAAGCAGGCGGGCTTTATCGATGACGCCATTGCTGCACTGTCGGCGGCGCGCACCTCGATTCAGGATGTAACGCTTGATCTGGCCCTTGCTGACGCCTACATGGCTAAGCCTGACGCACGGGCCGCTGGGCAACTGTATCGCGACGTCCTCAAGGGATATCGCTTTAACCTGAGGGCGTTTGAGGGACTTGCCAAAGTTGCGGCGACCCTGCCGGAAGATGAGCGCAAGGCTGTTGAGCAGGCACTGGCTAAACGCGCTGGCGAAGCGCGCTTGAAAGGCAAAGCGGCGCTAAATGCCCAGGCCTACCAAAATGCGGTTCGTTACTATGAAGTGGCCGCTATGCGCGATGCTGACTTGAAAACGCGTAATGATTTTGCGCTTGCCCTCTTGCTGGCTGGGCAAAACGGGCGCGCGCGCGAAGTGTTTGAGTCGCTGAAAACAGGCCGTGACCCGAGCTGGCTCGTTTATTCCAATGCCGCTATCGTTAATTTGAGCTTGGGTAAGGCGTATTTGGCGCAGCGCGATATGGAAACGGCCATTGGTCTTTGCGTCGATCCGCTTAAGAAGGCCGAACTCTACAACAATCTGGGCTTTGTTTATGAAAACGCTCTAAAGGCGACCGAAGCGAAGTTTGCCTATATGCGCGCGCTCGAACTCAATCCCAAGCTGACGCGCGCAAAACTGAATCTGGTTTATGCCCATCAAAAGCTGATGGAGTATGAGGATGCCATCGCCTTATGCCGATCCCTCACGCGTCAGGAACGGCGTAATGCGGTTTTCTGGAATGAGCTGGGTTACGCCTATGAACTGGCGCATGACAATCGTCAGGCCTTAGCCGCTTATCAGCGCGCCACGCAGCTTAATCCCAATCTGGAAAAGGCTTACCTTAACTTGGGCATGTTGTATAAGAAAATGCAAAAGCCCAAGCTCGCCAGTCGCACGTTTCAGCGGATGATGGGCGTCAAGTTTTCGCAGATTGAGCAAGCCAAGGGCGATGCCGCCAAGGCTGCGCCGTCTGCCCCTGCTAATCGCCGCTCCAGCGTGATGGATTTCGTGAGTCTGTACTTTTTGGGCTGA
- a CDS encoding ABC transporter ATP-binding protein produces the protein MSASSNKSASSSKNTSALASFLEESVARPKTLWQDARLLAELWPYARPHQGLLWLSAGLLIPVTLSQIALPLLVRRAIDGPIAHGDGWGLTQVAAIYAGVMALHYVCRYWLMSVSQNAGQLIVYHLRTALYRHLQTLSPRFYQKTPIGRLVTRVTGDVENLSEMFASGGLTILLDAAMIVGVLAAIFWQHALLAAVVTGMLVVIMAVMEWLRRKARGAYERIRHQMGALNGFMQENFAGVEVTQICRREARNVRDFQGLNAENLAANLQSVRYDFALSASVEFLTIATQALILATGALALSGMIIAQPPITLGLLAAFFLYAQMVFEPVEDLAEKYTLIQSGLASLARLTPLFREHSDLLPSSQGVLATSPTSLPSQASFELRAALSVAFEGVTFGYSADRPVLRDVSFRVAAGETVAIIGPTGAGKSTIIKLLNRFYDPQAGRILLGDDDVRQLPLRALRQRIGVIQQDDQLFSRSIAENLTLDPIEAEDPAMEAALWRALETVSAADWVRALPQGLQTRLSERGSNLSAGERQLLLFARALTHDPPVLALDEATSSIDSRSEQRLQQAMNALQRGRTTLTIAHRLSTIRQADRILVIADGCVAEEGGHEALLAQDGLYARYYAYHCALEVVR, from the coding sequence ATGAGCGCCTCTTCGAACAAGTCCGCCTCTTCCTCTAAAAATACGTCGGCGCTCGCCTCGTTTCTGGAAGAAAGCGTCGCCCGACCCAAGACGTTGTGGCAGGACGCGCGCCTGTTGGCCGAACTCTGGCCGTATGCGCGCCCGCATCAAGGTCTCTTGTGGCTGTCGGCGGGTTTGCTGATTCCAGTCACGCTGAGCCAAATCGCACTGCCCTTGCTGGTTCGCCGCGCCATCGATGGACCGATTGCGCATGGCGACGGCTGGGGGCTGACGCAGGTGGCGGCCATTTATGCGGGCGTGATGGCGCTGCACTACGTCTGCCGCTATTGGCTGATGTCTGTCTCGCAAAATGCGGGCCAGTTAATTGTGTATCATTTAAGAACGGCGTTATACCGGCATTTGCAAACGCTGTCGCCGCGCTTTTACCAAAAAACGCCCATTGGGCGCCTGGTAACGCGCGTTACGGGCGATGTTGAGAATCTTAGCGAGATGTTCGCTTCCGGCGGGCTGACCATTCTGCTGGATGCGGCCATGATTGTCGGCGTTCTGGCGGCAATTTTCTGGCAACATGCCCTGCTGGCCGCCGTGGTGACAGGCATGCTTGTCGTGATCATGGCGGTAATGGAGTGGTTGCGGCGCAAGGCGCGCGGGGCCTATGAGCGTATTCGGCATCAAATGGGCGCGCTCAACGGCTTTATGCAGGAAAACTTCGCTGGCGTAGAGGTCACGCAAATCTGTCGGCGTGAAGCGCGTAATGTGCGCGATTTTCAGGGGCTGAACGCGGAAAATCTTGCGGCGAATTTGCAATCGGTTCGCTACGACTTTGCTTTGTCGGCGTCTGTTGAGTTTCTGACGATTGCGACGCAAGCGCTGATTCTGGCGACCGGGGCGCTGGCGCTCAGCGGGATGATTATCGCGCAACCGCCGATTACTTTGGGGCTGCTGGCTGCGTTCTTTCTCTATGCGCAGATGGTATTCGAGCCGGTGGAAGATCTGGCCGAAAAATATACGCTGATTCAATCGGGCCTCGCCTCGCTAGCGCGTCTGACGCCATTGTTTCGCGAGCACTCGGATCTGTTGCCCTCTTCGCAAGGCGTTTTGGCGACTTCCCCCACAAGCCTCCCGTCACAAGCGTCCTTCGAATTGCGGGCAGCGCTGAGCGTTGCTTTCGAGGGCGTCACGTTTGGATATTCGGCGGATCGTCCCGTGCTGCGCGATGTCTCGTTTAGGGTGGCGGCGGGTGAAACAGTCGCCATCATCGGGCCGACGGGCGCCGGTAAAAGCACGATTATCAAGCTGCTGAACCGGTTCTACGATCCACAGGCCGGACGTATTCTGTTGGGCGATGACGATGTTCGCCAATTGCCGTTGCGCGCCCTTCGCCAACGAATTGGCGTAATTCAGCAAGACGATCAGCTGTTTTCTCGCTCCATTGCCGAAAATCTTACCCTCGACCCAATTGAGGCAGAGGATCCCGCTATGGAAGCTGCGCTTTGGCGGGCGCTGGAGACGGTTTCTGCGGCGGACTGGGTGCGCGCATTGCCTCAGGGCTTACAGACACGGCTGAGTGAACGTGGATCCAACCTGTCGGCGGGCGAGCGTCAACTGCTGTTATTTGCCCGCGCACTGACGCATGATCCGCCCGTGCTGGCGCTGGACGAAGCGACTTCTTCTATTGATTCGCGTTCAGAGCAACGGCTTCAGCAGGCCATGAACGCTTTACAGCGAGGTCGTACGACGCTGACCATCGCGCATCGCCTTTCCACGATTCGGCAAGCTGACCGGATCTTGGTGATTGCAGACGGATGCGTGGCTGAAGAGGGCGGCCATGAGGCGCTTTTGGCGCAAGACGGCCTGTATGCGCGTTATTATGCGTATCATTGCGCGCTTGAAGTTGTCCGTTAA
- the hutH gene encoding histidine ammonia-lyase: MKSLPLTGRDLTLEIIAQIADPLCSIETSLTDDALQGVLASRAVIDAILERGEAAYGVNTGFGALSDVRIAPQDVDALQLNLLRSHAAGAGPLLEARVVRAMLLLRANTLAQGYSGVRPEVITQLLALLNRRVHPAVPSQGSLGASGDLAPLAHLALPLIGEGWVLDSSGGRPIPAADALAAAGLTPLTLKAKEGLALLNGTQMMTALGSLTLLQAERLALTAEIAAAMTVEAVRGSVRPFDARVAELRPHPGHARSAAVMRRLLAHSEIMASHRDCAKVQDPYSLRCIPQVHGAVWDALAAARRTLEIEANAVTDNPLVFPDGDVVSQGNFHGEPVAMALDAMAVALAELGSIAERRIDKLMNPVFSGLPAFLTGHSSHPGLNSGMMIVHYAAASLASENKTLAHPACVDSIPTSNDKEDHVSMGALAARKAAQILENVRWIVAAELLCAAQGLEFRKGAMPGKGVWAAYQAIRAVIPPLEADRSCADDVRRVAQGIADDQWLGAVEAVTGPL; this comes from the coding sequence GTGAAGAGCCTCCCCTTAACGGGCCGCGATCTGACCTTGGAAATCATCGCGCAGATTGCCGATCCGCTCTGCTCAATTGAGACGTCTTTGACCGATGACGCTCTGCAAGGCGTTCTGGCGTCCCGAGCTGTCATAGATGCGATTCTGGAGCGGGGAGAAGCAGCCTATGGCGTGAATACCGGCTTCGGCGCCTTAAGCGACGTTCGCATCGCCCCGCAAGATGTCGACGCGTTGCAATTGAATCTGCTCCGAAGCCATGCGGCAGGGGCCGGACCTTTGTTAGAGGCGCGCGTCGTACGCGCAATGCTGCTGTTGCGCGCCAATACCCTTGCCCAAGGCTATAGCGGCGTGCGGCCAGAGGTGATTACGCAATTGCTGGCGTTACTCAATCGACGGGTTCATCCCGCTGTGCCCTCTCAGGGGTCTTTGGGCGCAAGCGGCGATCTCGCGCCTTTGGCCCACCTGGCGTTACCGTTGATAGGAGAAGGCTGGGTATTGGATTCCTCGGGAGGTCGGCCGATTCCGGCCGCAGACGCATTAGCGGCGGCGGGGCTGACGCCTTTGACGCTTAAGGCGAAGGAAGGGCTGGCGTTGCTGAATGGCACGCAAATGATGACGGCGCTAGGATCCCTCACGCTCTTGCAGGCCGAGCGTCTTGCCCTCACCGCAGAAATAGCCGCCGCAATGACGGTTGAGGCGGTTCGCGGCAGCGTTCGGCCTTTTGACGCGCGGGTCGCTGAACTGCGTCCGCATCCGGGTCATGCGCGATCGGCGGCAGTTATGCGGCGCCTGCTCGCCCACAGCGAGATTATGGCGTCTCATCGCGACTGCGCGAAAGTACAGGATCCTTATTCGCTGCGCTGCATTCCACAGGTGCATGGCGCCGTGTGGGATGCGCTGGCTGCCGCGCGGCGTACGCTGGAAATCGAGGCTAACGCCGTTACGGACAATCCGCTGGTATTTCCTGATGGCGATGTCGTCTCTCAGGGTAATTTTCACGGAGAACCGGTCGCTATGGCCCTCGACGCGATGGCCGTGGCGCTGGCCGAACTGGGCAGTATCGCCGAACGCCGCATCGACAAGTTAATGAATCCGGTTTTCAGTGGTCTCCCTGCTTTTTTGACGGGTCACTCCTCTCATCCAGGGCTGAACTCCGGCATGATGATCGTCCACTACGCCGCTGCTTCGCTGGCGTCCGAAAATAAGACGCTGGCGCATCCGGCGTGCGTGGATTCGATCCCGACGTCCAACGATAAGGAAGATCATGTCAGCATGGGCGCGCTGGCCGCCCGTAAGGCGGCTCAAATTCTGGAAAACGTCCGTTGGATTGTGGCCGCCGAATTGCTGTGCGCCGCGCAAGGGCTGGAATTCCGAAAGGGCGCGATGCCGGGCAAAGGCGTTTGGGCGGCGTATCAGGCAATTCGCGCGGTTATTCCGCCGTTAGAAGCGGATCGAAGCTGTGCAGACGATGTGCGACGCGTGGCGCAGGGCATTGCCGATGACCAATGGCTGGGCGCCGTCGAAGCCGTGACGGGGCCTTTGTGA